The sequence CCGAGTTCACCCCCGTAACTGAACAACTCGGACATGAAGCCCATGATCATCCCGTCGCTGTGCTGCTCCGTATAGATGGCGACGCCGTATCGCGGCGGATTGGCGTGTGGTCGGTAGAAGAACTCGGCGATGTCGCGCAGTTGCATCCAGGTCTTCGGCGGCGCGAGGTCATAACCATATTTCTGCCTGAAGGCCTTCATCTCGGAGGGATCCTCGAACCAGTCCTTGCGATAGGCCCAGCCGACCGCGTCGGCTTCGAGCGGGACGGCCCAGTAACGGCCGCTGCCCTTCGGGTATTCCGAGTAGTAGGTCATTGAGGCGGGCGTCATGACCTTGGTGAGGTCCAGTTGCCGCACGAGATCGGTCAGCTCGGCATAGTGGCCCTCCGTCGCGCCGGCTCCCAGCCACTGCGAATCGCCAACGACCATGTCGTAGGAGTCGCCATGGGCGTTGAATTCCATGAATGCCTTGTCTTGGAAGCCGGGCCAGTTGACGGTCTCGACCGTGACTTTGACTCCGGTCTCCTTCTCGTACTCGTTGGCGAGTTCTTGCAGATAGTTGGCCGGATCCCATTCCGCCCACAGGATGGTGAGCTCGGTCGCCGCTGCCGGCGGACCCGCCGGCAGCAGCGCTAGGCCCGCAAGCAGGCCGATCCACATTTGCTTGAACATCGCGCTCCTCCCGAAAGCACCTTGGCTACGGCGCAGCCGCTGCATGCGACAGCCGTTGCAGCAGGCCTCTTGCCTCCACCAGGTCAGGCGTGTCGAAACCCTCGTTGAATGTTGCGTAGGCGGGTGCGAGCAGGTCTCGCGCCTCGCTCGCGCGGCCGCGAACGAACCAGAGTCGAGCGAGGCGAAGCGCGGATCTCAGTTCGGCCAGTTTCGCACCTTGGTCGCGGGCGACAGCCAGAGCTTGGCGAAATGAGGCTTCGACGGCATCGTCTCGCGGGTCTACCCGCAATAGCAGCTCTCCTTTGGCG is a genomic window of Mesorhizobium huakuii containing:
- a CDS encoding ABC transporter substrate-binding protein, which produces MWIGLLAGLALLPAGPPAAATELTILWAEWDPANYLQELANEYEKETGVKVTVETVNWPGFQDKAFMEFNAHGDSYDMVVGDSQWLGAGATEGHYAELTDLVRQLDLTKVMTPASMTYYSEYPKGSGRYWAVPLEADAVGWAYRKDWFEDPSEMKAFRQKYGYDLAPPKTWMQLRDIAEFFYRPHANPPRYGVAIYTEQHSDGMIMGFMSELFSYGGELGDYATCAVDGIVNSPQAVRALKAYKELYSFTPPDWANTSNREEDLAITGNLAAMSMNFFAFFPALANPSINPNASVTGFFASPAGPGGERFTALGGQGISIVSYSHKQKEARKFLEWLSRDDTQQKWADLGGYTADARILASPRFRNATPYNDAFYQSLFVVKDFWAEPYYAKLVDQMNARLGPYMLKDGGSAKETLDGIAADWKATIVEQGCK